GGTGCGCCTCGTCGAAGAAGAACACCAGCTTGGGCTTGTCCGGGTCGCCAATTTCGGGCAGCGTTTCGAACAGTTCCGACAGCATCCAGAGCAGGAAGGTGGCGTACAGGCGCGGTGCGTTCATGAGCTTGTCGGCCGCCAGGATGTTGATCACGCCCTTGCCGTCGACGGTTTGCATGAAGTCGTTGATGTCGAGCATGGGCTCGCCAAAGAACTTGTCGCCGCCTTGTTGCTCCACCTGCATGAGCCCGCGCTGGATGGCACCGATGCTGGCCGCGCTGATGTTGCCGTACTCGGTGGTGAACTGCTTGGCGTTGTCGCCGATGTGCTGCAGCATGGCCCGCAGGTCTTTCATGTCCAGCAGCAGCAGGCCGTTGTCGTCGGCGATCTTGAACACCAGGTTGAGCACGCCCGACTGGGTGTCGTTCAGGTTCAGCATGCGCGCCAGCAGCAGCGGGCCCATGTCGCTGATGGTGGCGCGCACGGGGTGGCCGAGTTCGCCGAACACGTCCCACAGCGCCGTGGGGCAGGCTTGGGAGGCGGGCGGGGTGATGCCCCGGTCCTTGAGCACCTGGGTCATCTTCTCGCCGAAGCTGCCACGTTGGCTGATGCCGCTCAAATCACCCTTCACGTCGGCCATGAACACTGGCACCCCGATGTTGGAAAACTGCTCGGCCAGGGTTTGCAGAGTCACGGTCTTGCCTGTGCCGGTGGCGCCGGTGATGAGCCCGTGGCGGTTGGCCAGGCCGGGCAGAAGATGGGTTTGTACTTGGGCGTTCTGGGCGATCAGCAAGGGCTCGGCCATGGGATCCTCGGTGCGGTTGGGAAAACGGGGCTGCCGCATTGCACCATGAAACGGGGGCTTCGTCATCGGGCGGCTCCGAGCCGTCCAGGCCCCGGCGAAGGAGGGTACCGGGCGAAACGTAAAATCGCTCCCTTACCTCCAACAGGCACAAGGAACCGAGTCGATGGCTGGACACAGCAAATGGGCCAATATTCAGCACCGCAAGGGCCGGCAGGACGAGAAGCGCGGCAAGATCTGGACCCGCGTCATCCGTGAAATCACCGTGGCCGCGCGACAGGGCGGCGGCGACCCGGGCATGAATCCGCGCCTTCGGCTGGCGATCGACAAGGCCAAGGCGGCCAACATGCCGGCCGACCGCATCAAATACAACGTGGACAAGGCCTCGGGCAATCTGGAAGGCCAGGCGCTCGAAGAGATCCGCTATGAAGGTTATGGCATTGGTGGCGCGGCGGTGATCGTCGACACCATGACCGACAACCGCGTGCGCACCGTGGCCGATGTGCGCCATGCGTTCAGCAAATACGGCGGCAACCTGGGCACCGAGGGTTCGGTGGCCTTTCAGTTCAAGCACTGTGGCCAGCTGATCTTCGCCCCCGGCACATCCGAGGACAAGGTCATGGAGGTCGCGCTGGACGCCGGCGCGGACGACGTGATCGGCCACGACGACGGCGCGATCGAAGTGCTCACCCCGCCCACCGAATTCGAAGCCGTGAAAAACGCGCTGGAGGCCGCCGGCCTCAAACCCGAGGTGGCCGAGGTCACCATGCGTGCCGAAAACACCATCGAACTGGCCGGCGACGACGCCGCGCGCATGCAGAAGCTGCTGGATGTGCTGGAAGACCTGGACGACGTGCAGGACGTGTTCCACAACGCCGAGATCGGCGAATAAAGGTCTGATCCGATGAACGTACTGGTTATCGGCGGCGGAGGCCGCGAACACGCCCTGGCCTGGAAAATGGCGCAATCCGAAGGCGTGCAGCAGGTGTTCGTGGCGCCCGGCAATGCCGGCACCGCGCGCGACCCGGCTTTGACGAACCTGGATATCACCGACAAGACGGCGCTGCGCCAATGGGCGCAGGCACAAGGCATCGCGCTGACCGTGGTCGGCCCGGAAGCGCCGCTGGCCGCTGGCGTGGTGGACGAGTTCCGCGCCCATGGCCTGGCGATCTTCGGCCCGACCCAGGCCGCCGCCCAACTGGAGAGCTCGAAGGCGTTTTCCAAGGCCTTCATGCAGCGCCATGGCATTCCCACGGCGAAATACCAGACCTTCACCGACCCCGCCCAAGCCCATGCCTACGTGGACGCGCAGGGTGCGCCCATCGTCATCAAGGCCGACGGCCTGGCGGCGGGCAAGGGCGTGGTGGTGGCCATGACCGTGGCCGAGGCGCACGAAGCGATCGACTTCATGCTGCTGGACAACACCCTGGGCGTGGTGCACAACGAAGGTGGCGCGCGCGTGGTGATCGAAGAGTTCCTCACCGGCGAAGAAGCCAGCTTCATCGTGCTGTGCGATGGCGAGCACGCCCTGGCCCTGGCCACCAGCCAGGACCACAAGCGCCTGCTGGACGCCGACCAGGGGCCCAACACCGGTGGCATGGGCGCGTACTCGCCCGCGCCCGTGGTCACACCTGCGATCCACCAGCGCGCGATGGACGAGGTGATCCTGCCGACCCTGCGCGGCATGAAGGCCGACGGCATTCCGTACACCGGTTTCCTCTATGCCGGCCTGATGATCACGCCCGATGGCCAGGTGAAAACGTTGGAATTCAACTGCCGCATGGGCGACCCCGAAACGCAGCCCATCATGATGCGCCTGCGCAGCAACCTGGCGCAGGTGCTGCTGGCCGCCACGCGGGGCGAACTGGACCGCACCACCATTGAGTGGGACCCGCGCGTGGCGCTGGGCGTGGTGATGGCGGCGGCGGGTTACCCGCTGAGCCCGCGCAAGGGCGACACCATCCAAGGCTTGCCGGCCGATGAGGCCGATCGCATGGTTTTTCATGCCGGAACGGCCGACAAGGCGGGCGAAGTGCAGGTGTCGGGCGGTCGGGTGCTCTGCGTGACCGCGCTGGCGGACTCCGTGGCCCAGGCCCGCGAGCGTGCCTACGAGGTGGTGGACGCCATCCGCTTCGACGGTGCGCAGTGCCGGCGTGACATCGGGTACCGGGCGCTGTGAATCGGGCCATGCATTCCCAGGATGCCGTGCAACCCCTGTCCCTGAGCGCCAGCGCCACGCCATGAGCCTTCAACCGAGCCCGACCGCCATGGTCCGCGAGTACCTCACCGACTTGCAGGACCGCATCGTGTCGACCGTGGCGATGGTCGACGGAGGAAGCTTCGTGGTGGACCGCTGGACCAAACCCGCTGGGGAGCGGCTGCAGGGCAGTGGCATCACGCAGATCCTCGAAGACGGTATGGTGTTCGAGCGTGCTGGCTGTGGTTTTTCCCATGTGAGCGGCCCACAATTGCCGCCGTCGGCCACCCAGCACAGGCCCGAGCTGGCGGGCGCACCGTTCGAGGCCATGGGCGTGTCGCTGGTGTTCCACCCGCGCAACCCCTATGTGCCTACGGTGCACATGAACGTGCGCATGATCGCGGCCACGCCTGCCAATGGGGCGCCGGTGTGCTGGTTCGGTGGCGGCATGGATCTCACGCCGTACTACGGTTTCGAAGAGGACGCGGTGCATTTCCACCGCTCGTGCAAGCAGGCGCTCGACCCTTTCGGGGTGGACAAGTACCCGCGCTTCAAGACCTGGTGCGACGACTACTTCTTCCTGAAGCACCGCAACGAGCAGCGTGGCATTGGCGGCGTGTTCTTCGACGATTTCTCCGACCTCGGCTTCGACGGCAGCTTTGCCATGACCAGTTCGGTGGGCGACGCGTTCCTGGACGCCTACCTGCCCATTGTCGACCGGCGCAAGAACACGCCCTATGGTCAGCGCGAGCGCAGCTTCCAGCTCTACCGCCGTGGCCGCTATGTCGAGTTCAACCTGGTCTGGGACCGGGGGACCCACTTCGGCCTGCAATCGGGCGGGCGCAGCGAATCGATTCTGTTGTCCATGCCACCGTTGGTGAGCTGGGCCTACAACCGCCAGACCAAACAGGGCACGGCGGAAGACCGGTTGTACAAGGAGTTTCTGGTGCGCAAGGACTGGCTGTGACGGCAAAGACGAACCACGCTCCCAGGCGGGTGGGCATGTTTGGCGGCGCGTTCGATCCGCCCCATTGGGCGCACCGCGCGCTGGCCGAAACCGCGCTGGGCCAGTTGAACCTGGATGCGCTGCACATCCTGCCCACCGGCCACGCCTGGCACAAGTCGCGCGTGCTCTCGCCCGCCACTGACCGTGTGGCCATGTGCGAACTGGCCTTCGGGGATTTGCCCAAGGTGCGGCTGGACGAGCGCGAAATCCACCGCGAGGGGCCGAGCTACACCGCCGACACCTTGCGCGAACTCCAGCGCGAATACCCGCAGGCGCAGCTGTTCCTCGTGTTGGGCGCCGATCAGTTGCTGGCGTTCAAGAACTGGGTCCGCTGGCAGGAGGTGCTCGAACTCGCGACGCTGGCGGTGGCCAACCGCGCCACCAACATCGGTGCCGAGGTGCCGCTGGACAGCGCCGCCGAGACCGATCTCTCCAGCGTGGACCTGCCGTTCGAACTGCTCAACATGCCCCTGAAAAACATCAGCGCCACGGCCGTGCGGGCCCGCGTGGGGCAGGCCGCACAGCGCGGCGCGGCGCTCGACGTTCTGGTGCCAGAGCCCGTCGCACGCTATATTTCACAACATCTTCTTTACCAATCTCCTACATGAGCAGCGAAACCACAGCCAAGAAAGACATCCAGCGACTCCAGCGAGCCATCGTCGATGGCCTGGAGGACGTCAAGGGTCAGGACATCGTGGTTTTCAACACCGAACACCTTTCGCCCCTGTTTGAGCGGGTCATCGTGGCCAGCGGCACCTCCAACCGGCAGACCAAGGCCCTGGCCGCCAGCGTGCGCGACGCGGTGCGCGAGGCCGGCTTTGACAAGCCGCGCATCGAGGGCGAAGACAACGGGGAATGGATCATCGTGGACTGCGGCGCGGCCGTGGCGCACGTGATGCAGCCCGTGATCCGCCAGTACTACCGTCTGGAAGAGATCTGGGGCGCCAAGCCCGTGCGCCTGAAGCACGGTGCCGACAAGCCTGCCGAAGCAGCCAGACCGGCGGCGAAGAAGAAAGCTGCCAAGACCGCTGAAGCGGCGCCGGTATCGGCCAAGACGGTGGCCCGAAAAGCCGCTGCGAAGAAGGCCCCGGCGGCCCAACCCGCCAAACAGCCCGCCAAGAGCACGGCGGCCAAGACGGCCGCACCCAAGCGCGCACCGGCCAAGACCAGCACCGCCAAACTCGTGGTGGGCAAACCGGTGGCGAAGAAGGCCGCCGGCAAACCCGCCGCCAAGCCCGCCGCAAAGAAGACCAGCAAGCCGGCCGCCAAGAAGAAGGCATGAGGCTGCTGATCGTCGCGGTCGGGCAGCGTGTGCCCGACTGGGCCCAGACCGCCTACGACGATTACGCCAAGCGCTTTCCACCCGAGTTGCGGGTGGAGCTCAAATCCGTCAAGACCGAACCGCGCGGCTCCAAGACCTTGGAGACGCTGCTGGCGGCCGAGCGCGAGCGCATCGAAGCGGCCATTCCACGCGGCAGCCGCGTGGTGGCGCTCGATGAGCGTGGCACCACCCTGACCACCAAGGCCCTGGCGCAGCAACTGCAGCAATGGCAACTGGAAGGCGATGACGTGGCGCTGGTGATCGGCGGGCCCGATGGGCTGGAGCCCGCGTTTCGCGCGAAGGCGCACCAGCGCATCCGCCTGTCCGACCTGACCCTGCCGCACGCCATGGTGCGTGTGCTGCTGATCGAGCAGCTTTACCGCGCCTGGTCGGTCAATGCCAACCATCCCTACCACCGCGAGTGAGCATGTCTGATTTCATCTATCTCGCGTCCCAGAGCCCACGCCGCAAGCAATTGCTGGAGCAATGGGGCGTGCGCTGCGAGCTGTTGCTGCCCGACGCGAACGAGGACGTGGAGTCGCTCGAAGAGGCCCGGGCTGGCGAGGCGCCCACGGCTTACGTGCAACGCGTTACGGCGCTCAAGCTGCGGGCGGCGCTGGAGCGCTTGAAGCAAAGGGGCTTGACGCCCGCGCCGGTGCTGTGCGCCGACACCACGGTGGCGCTGGGGCGCCGCATTCTGGGCAAGCCGGCCGATGCGGCCGAGGCGCGCCAGATGCTGGCCGAGCTGGCAGGCAAGCGTCATCGGGTGCTGACCGCCGTGGCCGTGGGCAAACCGAGAGGCCGGGTGTGGTCTGCCTTGTCGGCATCCTCGGTGACGTTCGCGCCGCTCAGCGCCGCACAGATCAAGCGCTATGTGGACAGCGGCGAACCCATGGGAAAGGCAGGTGCCTACGGTATCCAGGGTCGCGCAGGGCTCTGGGTGAGCCATATCAGCGGCAGTTATTCGGGCATCATGGGTCTGCCCGCGCACGAGACGGCGCAGGTGCTGCACGCCGCAGGCGTGCGGCTGATCTGAGACACCACAACCACAACGCTGCGAAGAGGGGCCTCATGAGCCAGGACATTCTGATCAATTGGTCGCCGCAGGAAACGCGCGTGGCCGTGGTGGAGCTGGGGGCCGTGCAGGAGGTACACCTGGAACGCACGCTGGAGCGCGGCCTGGTCGGCAACATCTACCTGGGCAAGGTCTCGCGCGTGCTGCCTGGCATGCAGTCCGCCTTCATCGACATCGGGCTGGACCGTGCCGCGTTTCTGCACGTGGCCGATCTCATGCCCAACATCGCCGCCAAGCATGCCACGCCGCGCGCCAGCGCCCCGGTGGCACCGGTACCCCCGGCTGCGGCCGACGCGGCGGTGGCCGCCACCACCGCCCCCAAAGTGCTCACGCCCAACCCGGTGTTGCCGATCGAGCGCCAGATTTTCGAAGGCCAGGCGCTGATGGTGCAGGTGCTCAAGGACCCCATCGGCACCAAGGGCGCGCGTCTCACGGCGCAGATCAGCATTGCCGGCCGCTTGCTGGTGTTCCTGCCGCAGGACAACCACATCGGTGTCTCGCAAAAGATCCCGCCCGCGCAGCGCGAGGCCTTGCGCCAGCGGCTGGTGCGCCTGACGGCCAACCCCGATGGCAGCCCCGCGGGCGGCTTCATCCTGCGCACCAACGCCGAAGACGCCACCGATGAGGAACTGGTGGAGGACACGGCGTACCTGCGCAAGACCTGGCTGCGCATCAAGGATGCGGCCACGCGCCAGCCACCGGCCACGCTGCTGCACGAAGACCTGAACCTGATGCAGCGCGTGCTGCGCGATCTCGTGGGGGCGGACACGCAGTCCATCCGCATCGACTCGCGCGAGCAGCATGGCCTGCTGCTCGGCTTTGCGGGCGAGTTCATGCCCGACACGGTCAAGAAGCTGCAGCACTACAGCGGCGAGCGGCCGATCTTCGACCTGTACAACATCGACGAAGACATCGTGCGCGCGCTCAGCCGCCGGGTCGACCTGAAGTCGGGTGGCTACCTGGTGATCGACCAGACCGAGGCGTTGACCACGGTGGACGTGAACACCGGTGGCTTCGTGGGGGCGCGCAACTTCGACGACACGGTGTTCCGCACCAACCTGGAGGCCGCGCAAGCCATCGCGCGCCAGCTGCGCCTGCGCAACCTGGGCGGCATCGTGATCGTGGACTTCATCGACATGGTGCGCGACGACCACCGCGATGCGGTGCTGACCGAATTCCGCAAGCAGATCGCGCGCGACCGCGTAAAGACCATGATCGGTGGCTTCTCCCAACTGGGCCTGCTGGAGATGACGCGCAAGCGCACGCGCGAGTCGCTGGCCCACATGCTCAGCGAATCCTGCGAAGCCTGCGCCGGCAGGGGCGTGGTAAAGACCGCGCGCAGCGTGTGCTACGACATCCTGCGCGAGATCCTGCGCGAGGCCCGCGCCTTTAACCCGCGCGAATTCCGCGTGGTCGGCTCGCCCAAGGTGATCGAACTCTTTCTGGACGAGGAGCGGGCGCATCTCGCGGGCCTGTCCGATTTCATCGGCAAACCGATCTCGCTGCAGAGCGAAGGATCGATGACGCAGGAGCAGTACGACATCGTGCTGCTCTGAGGAGCGTGTCGATGTCGCGTGATGGCGTGACAGTCAAACGGGTGATGTGCATCATCACCCATGTCACGTTGACCGATGTGGCCCAAGCGCCAATGATGGCACCCTGAGGGAGCGCGCCGCCGCCCCACGGTGATCACGACAGGAGACGCCCCATGACGAGAAATCCTTCCACCGTCTTTCCCGAGCAGATCCAGTGGGAAACGGACGGCACCAGCCGCATTCCGTTCCAGGCCTACACCGACCCGGCGCTGTACCGGCAGGAACTCGACCGGTTCTTCTATCGAAGCCATTGGTGCTACGTCGGGCTGGAGGCCGAGGTGCCCAACGCGGGCGACTTCAAGCGCACCGTGATCGGCGAGCGCTCGGTGTTGATGACCCGCGACAAGGACGGCTCGATCCACGTGGTCGAAAACGTCTGCGCGCACCGCGGCATGGCGTTCTGCCGCGAACGCCATGGCAACCGGCGCAACCTGACATGCCCCTACCACCAGTGGAGCTACAGCTTGTCGGGCGACTTGCAGGGCGTGCCTTTTCGCCGTGGTGTGCGGCAAGACGGCAAGCTCAACGGTGGCATGCCGGAGGACTTCAACCCCGCCGACCACGGCCTGACGAAGCTCAAGGTGGCGCGGCGTGGCGGGGTGGTGTTCGCCTCGTTCGACCATGGCGTGGAGCCCTTGGAGGACTTCCTCGGCCCTGCCATGCTGGGCTACTTCGATCGCCTGTTCGATGGCCGCCAGCTCCGGATCCTGGGCTACAACCGGCAGCGCATTCCGGGCAACTGGAAGCTGATGCAGGAGAACATCAAGGATCCGTACCACCCAGGCTTGCTGCACACCTGGTTCGTCACGTTCGGCTTGTGGCGCGCCGACAACAAGTCGCAACTGCTGATGGACACGCACCACCGCCATGCGGCGATGGTCTCCACGCGCGGCGCGGCCGGCAACGCCGAGCAGGTCACCCAGGTGTCGAGCTTCAAGGCCGGGATGGCGCTGAACGACGCGCGTTTTCTGGACATCGTGCACGAACCCTGGTGGGGCGAGCCCACCGCGGTGATGATGACGGTGTTCCCCAGCGTGATCTTCCAGCAGCAGGTCAACAGCGTGTCCACGCGCCACATCCAGCCCGATGGGAACGGCGCCTTCGATTTCGTCTGGACCCATTTCGGCTTTGAAGACGACGAGGAGGCGATGACGCAGCGCCGCCTGCGCCAGGCCAATCTGTTCGGTCCGGCCGGCTTCGTGTCGGCCGATGACGGTGAGGTGATCGAGTGGTCGCAGGAAGCGTTCGAGACCAAGCCGGTGCACCGCACGCTGGCCGAACTGGGTGGACGCGACGTTGGCGATACCGACCACATGGTCACGGAGACATTGATTCGGGGCATGTACGCCTACTGGCGCAAGGTGATGGAAGCTCAATGACCATGGACCTTCAGCACTACTTCGAACTGACGCAGCTCTACGCGCGCTACGCCTCGGCGCTGGACGCGGCCGACTGGGACGCCTGGCCCGAGTTCTTCACCGACGACTGCCTCTACAAACTGCAGCCGCGCGAAAACCACGAGCGCGGCTTTCCCTTGGCCACGCTGGCGTTCGAGAGCAAGGGCATGCTCAAGGATCGCGTCTATGGCATCCGCGAGACCTTGTTCCACGACCCCTACTACCAGCGCCACGTGGTGGGCGCACCGCTGGTGCAACGGGTGGATGCCGACGGCCGCATCCACGCCGAGGCCAACTACGCCGTGTTCCGCACGCGCCTGTCCAGGGAGTCGACCGTGTTCAACGTGGGCCGCACGCTGGACCAGGTGGTGCACACGCCGCAAGGCTTGAAGTTCGCCGCACGGCTGGTGGTGTACGACAGCGAGCTGATTCCCAACTCGCTCATCTACCCCATCTGAGAGGCTGAGAGTCTTTTGCTCATGCCGACGGCCCTCGCCGAGCCACTGAGGGAGGCCGTGCCCTCGCTTTAGATTTCAGGCCGGAAACTCTGCGCGTGCAGGCGCGCATACAAGCCGTTGGCGTTCAGCAATTCCCGGTGTGTGCCTTGCTCGCGAATGCGCCCATCGGCCAACACGATCACGCGGTCCGCGTGTTCGATGGTCGAAAGCCGGTGCGCGATCACCAGCGTTGTGCGGCCTTTCATGAGGCCTGCCAGCGCTTCCTGTACCAATCGCTCGGACTCGTTGTCCAGCGCCGAGGTGGCTTCGTCCAGGATCAGGATCGGTGCGTCCTTGTAGATAGCGCGCGCAATGGCCAGGCGCTGACGTTGTCCACCTGACAACTCCGCCGCGTTGTGGCCCACTGTGCTGTGGATGCCTTGTGGCAGACGCTCGATCAATTCCCCGAGGTTGGCCGACTTCAACGCGGTGAGCACCCGGGCTTCGTCTATCTGGTCATCGGAGGCGCCCAGGGCCACGTTGGCCGCGAGCGTGTCGTTGAGCATCACGACGTCCTGGCTCACCATGGCGTACTGGCGGCGCAGGCTGCGCAGTTGCCAGTCGGTCAGCGCCACGCCATCCAGGCGGATGTCGCCGCGCTCGATCTCCACGAAGCGCGGCAGCAGGTTGACCAGGGTGGTCTTGCCCGAGCCGGACGGGCCGACGAAAGCCACCACCTCGCCCGGGTGGATCTCCAGCGACACGCCGCGCAGCGCGACCAGGCTGTCGTCGTCCAACGGCTGCGCCGCGCGGCCACTGGCGTCTTCCTTGGCCGGGTAGCGCACCCAGACATCGCGCAGCGAGATCGCCCCCTCCACGCGCTCGGTGGTGTGCGTGCCCTCGGCCTGCTCGGGCGTGTGTTCGATGAGCTCCAGACCCCGCTCGATCGCGGCCAACCCGCGCGTGATCGGCGCGGCGATCTCGGCCAGGTGGCGAATGGGCGTGATCAGCATCAGCATCGCCGTCACGAAGGCCACGAAGTTGCCCACGGTCACGCCGCTGGTGCTGCTCTGCCACAGCGCGACCGAGATCACCGCCGACAGCGCCGCCGAGGCCAGCAGCTGGGTCAGTGGGGTCATGGCTGCGGTGGCGATCGTCGACTTCAACGCCAGCCTGCGCAGAGTGACGCTGAGCGCATCGAAGCGCAGCGATTGCCGCTCCTGGGCGCCGTGCAGGCGCACCATGCGGTGGGCGAGCGCGTTTTCCTCCACCACATAGGCCAGGGCGTCGGTCGCTTGCTGGCTGTCGCGCGTGAGCTTGTAGAAGCGTCTGGAGAGCACGCGCATGATCACGATCAGGCCTGGGAACACCAGCAGCACGATGAGCGTGAGTTTCCAGTTCAGGTAGATCAGGTAGCCCATCAGCGCGATCACGGCCAGGCTGTCCTTGGTCATGGTGAGGATCGCGGTGACCAGCATCTGCGAGCCGGTCTGCACTTCGTAGACCAGGGTGTTGGAGAGCTTGCTCGCACTCTGGCGCGCAAACAGGCTCAATTGCGCATCGTTGAGCTTGGTGAACATGGCGCGGCGCAGGTTCAGCAGGCCCAGGCTGGCGGTATAGGACAGCGCGTACTGCGCGATGTAGCCGGCCAGGCCACGGATGGCGAACAGGCCCATCAAGGCCACGGGCACCATCCACAGGGCAATGTTGCCTTGCGCGAAACCGCGGTCCAGCAAGGTCTTGAGCAGGGCGGGGACCAGGGGTTCGGTCAGTGCGCCGATCAAGGTGCACACAGCGGCCAGCGCGATGCCCGCCTTGGCCGAGCGGAAGTAGGGCCAGAGCCGAAACAGCCGTTGCGTGATGCTGCCGGCTGGGGGCTGGTGCGAGGGGGTGGAGTCGGTCAAGGGCAGGTCGCTTCAGAAAATCGTGCGGATCACGGGAACATTGCGGCGCGAGAGGAGTCAAGCTGCGACAGCGTGCCAGGCGAGCACTGCGCACACATCTTGTCACGGAAGGCCCTAGGCCCTCCGTTATTATCAGTTGGTTGTCTGCAGCGCCAACCGGCGCTGCAATTCCATGCACACGCGACACACACAGGATGCAGGATTTGAATCCACACGACATGCCAGCCTCGCTCCCGAGGCGATCCGTTCTCGGCCTGGTCTCCTCCCTCCCACTGCTCACCTGGCCCGCCTCGCAGGCCCTGGCGCAATTCCGCGTTGAAGTGGCCGGCGTGGGCCTCACGCAGTACCCGTTCTCGGCGGTGGCTTTCCGCGGCAACGACGCCGCGAGCGAGAACATCGCCAACATCGTGCGCGCCGACCTCGAGCGCAGCGGCCAGTTCCGCTTCGTCAACCCGGTGCCGGGCGCACTGGACGAAACCTCGCGCTCTTTTGACTTTGCTCCTTGGCGTGAACGTGGCTCCGACACCTTGCTCACCGGCAGCGTCACGCGCCTGGCCGACGGCCGCTTCGATGTGCGTTTCCGCCTGTGGGACGTGGTGAAGGCGCAGGACCTCGGTGGCCTGAGCTACCCCGTGGGCGCCACCGACCTGCGCCTGGCGGCCCACCGCATCGCCGATCACGTCTACGAGAAGATCACCGGCGTCAAAGGCGTGTTCTCCACCCGCATCGCCTACGTGACCAAGGCGGGTGCGCGCTACAACCTGTGGGTGGCCGATGCCGATGGCGAAAACGCCCGCGCCGCACTCACCAGCCCCGAGCCCATCATCTCGCCGAGCTGGGCCCCTGGCGGCGCGCAACTGGCCTACGTGTCGTTCGAAGCGCGCAAACCGGTGATCTACGCGCACGACGTGGCCACTGGCAAACGGCGCCTGCTCGCGAACTTCAAGGGCTCCAACAGCGCGCCGGCGTGGTCGCCCGACGGCCGCTCGGTCGTGGCCACGCTGTCGCTCTCGGGCAACGCGCAGATCTACGCCATGGACGCCAACGGCGGCGAGCCCCGGCGCCTGAGCCAGTCGGCCAGCATCGACACCGAGCCGGTGTTCAGCGCCGATGGCAAGAGCATCTATTTCGTGAGCGACCGTGGTGGCTCGCCGCAGATCTACCGCATGGGCGCCCAGGGCGGCAGCGCCCAGCGCCTCACCTTCAACGGCAACTACAACATCTCGCCCGCGCCCAGCCCCGATGGCCGTTGGCTGGCTTTCATCTCGCGCGTGAGCGGCGCGTTCCGCCTGCACGTGATGGACCTGGCCAGCGGCACGGTCACCGCGCTGAGCGAATCCGGCGGCGACGAAAGCCCCAGCTTCGCGGCCAACAGCCGCATGATCATCTACGCCACGCGCGACCGCGGCCAGGAAGCGCTCATGACCACCACGGTGGACGGTCGCATCAAGACCCGCCTGGCGGGCGCGCAAGGCGATATCCGCGAACCCGAGTGGGGCCCATTCCTCAAATAACGCATCCGTCCTACGCGCTTCGGCCGTGGGATTCCCCATACTGTTTTCTTTTTTTATCCTAAGGTCACTGCCATGTTCAACGCCTCTGCCTTCGTCCCCTCCACGGCTCATCGCACG
The sequence above is a segment of the Hydrogenophaga sp. BPS33 genome. Coding sequences within it:
- a CDS encoding helicase HerA-like C-terminal domain-containing protein → MAEPLLIAQNAQVQTHLLPGLANRHGLITGATGTGKTVTLQTLAEQFSNIGVPVFMADVKGDLSGISQRGSFGEKMTQVLKDRGITPPASQACPTALWDVFGELGHPVRATISDMGPLLLARMLNLNDTQSGVLNLVFKIADDNGLLLLDMKDLRAMLQHIGDNAKQFTTEYGNISAASIGAIQRGLMQVEQQGGDKFFGEPMLDINDFMQTVDGKGVINILAADKLMNAPRLYATFLLWMLSELFETLPEIGDPDKPKLVFFFDEAHLLFNEAPKVLIERIELVVRLVRSKGVGVYFVTQNPLDIPDSVLGQLGNRVQHALRAFTPRDQKAVKSTAQTMRPKAGLDIEAAITELAVGEALVSLLDAKGRPSETERVFVLPPGSQLGPITPEQRGQLRRDSLVAGVYEKTVDRESAYEMFAQHAGKRGDDAQAQAQTDRPSATKTPRIPGGSQQPAQAEGGGIGGMVNEALFGRTGPRGGQYDGLVQTMAKTAARSVASGLGRQLVRGILGGLLGGKR
- a CDS encoding YebC/PmpR family DNA-binding transcriptional regulator, giving the protein MAGHSKWANIQHRKGRQDEKRGKIWTRVIREITVAARQGGGDPGMNPRLRLAIDKAKAANMPADRIKYNVDKASGNLEGQALEEIRYEGYGIGGAAVIVDTMTDNRVRTVADVRHAFSKYGGNLGTEGSVAFQFKHCGQLIFAPGTSEDKVMEVALDAGADDVIGHDDGAIEVLTPPTEFEAVKNALEAAGLKPEVAEVTMRAENTIELAGDDAARMQKLLDVLEDLDDVQDVFHNAEIGE
- the purD gene encoding phosphoribosylamine--glycine ligase; this encodes MNVLVIGGGGREHALAWKMAQSEGVQQVFVAPGNAGTARDPALTNLDITDKTALRQWAQAQGIALTVVGPEAPLAAGVVDEFRAHGLAIFGPTQAAAQLESSKAFSKAFMQRHGIPTAKYQTFTDPAQAHAYVDAQGAPIVIKADGLAAGKGVVVAMTVAEAHEAIDFMLLDNTLGVVHNEGGARVVIEEFLTGEEASFIVLCDGEHALALATSQDHKRLLDADQGPNTGGMGAYSPAPVVTPAIHQRAMDEVILPTLRGMKADGIPYTGFLYAGLMITPDGQVKTLEFNCRMGDPETQPIMMRLRSNLAQVLLAATRGELDRTTIEWDPRVALGVVMAAAGYPLSPRKGDTIQGLPADEADRMVFHAGTADKAGEVQVSGGRVLCVTALADSVAQARERAYEVVDAIRFDGAQCRRDIGYRAL
- the hemF gene encoding oxygen-dependent coproporphyrinogen oxidase; this translates as MSLQPSPTAMVREYLTDLQDRIVSTVAMVDGGSFVVDRWTKPAGERLQGSGITQILEDGMVFERAGCGFSHVSGPQLPPSATQHRPELAGAPFEAMGVSLVFHPRNPYVPTVHMNVRMIAATPANGAPVCWFGGGMDLTPYYGFEEDAVHFHRSCKQALDPFGVDKYPRFKTWCDDYFFLKHRNEQRGIGGVFFDDFSDLGFDGSFAMTSSVGDAFLDAYLPIVDRRKNTPYGQRERSFQLYRRGRYVEFNLVWDRGTHFGLQSGGRSESILLSMPPLVSWAYNRQTKQGTAEDRLYKEFLVRKDWL
- the nadD gene encoding nicotinate (nicotinamide) nucleotide adenylyltransferase, which gives rise to MFGGAFDPPHWAHRALAETALGQLNLDALHILPTGHAWHKSRVLSPATDRVAMCELAFGDLPKVRLDEREIHREGPSYTADTLRELQREYPQAQLFLVLGADQLLAFKNWVRWQEVLELATLAVANRATNIGAEVPLDSAAETDLSSVDLPFELLNMPLKNISATAVRARVGQAAQRGAALDVLVPEPVARYISQHLLYQSPT
- the rsfS gene encoding ribosome silencing factor, with translation MSSETTAKKDIQRLQRAIVDGLEDVKGQDIVVFNTEHLSPLFERVIVASGTSNRQTKALAASVRDAVREAGFDKPRIEGEDNGEWIIVDCGAAVAHVMQPVIRQYYRLEEIWGAKPVRLKHGADKPAEAARPAAKKKAAKTAEAAPVSAKTVARKAAAKKAPAAQPAKQPAKSTAAKTAAPKRAPAKTSTAKLVVGKPVAKKAAGKPAAKPAAKKTSKPAAKKKA
- the rlmH gene encoding 23S rRNA (pseudouridine(1915)-N(3))-methyltransferase RlmH — encoded protein: MRLLIVAVGQRVPDWAQTAYDDYAKRFPPELRVELKSVKTEPRGSKTLETLLAAERERIEAAIPRGSRVVALDERGTTLTTKALAQQLQQWQLEGDDVALVIGGPDGLEPAFRAKAHQRIRLSDLTLPHAMVRVLLIEQLYRAWSVNANHPYHRE